A genome region from Nocardioides cynanchi includes the following:
- a CDS encoding SCO7613 C-terminal domain-containing membrane protein encodes MRTYADPTRCPDCGGLLPQDPQVCEVCALPLTGATASELYSTLQQADRLLGQLRLHRVRTPVTAGATAARGESPLAGVAPYPAPRAPQDLDAPRLRAATVPQILLGLGALCLLVAAVTFLAVAWSWLGVGGRTLVLVALTGTAFGLTMVLLRRGLRIAAEALSVVGLGLLALDVVGVRHAGWLGAVTDAHVVLLAGSTVALGGLALVLASAPRPLVAPALVVPVAVLAAGFGAQWGIDTPGPLLATVVVLLAVGRVGALVPSAPLRWASLGTAALAWLPSVVSGLALATEHQTVAGLWGSAEIWPLIVATAVAAAAGPVVRLGRSATSIGGAVAGLLGSYVVVFAALDNSPSAATLALLTVAAAWVAVVVAAPERFRAWAALPLVGTLVLPVVAVASLVADSGRAVLEVGEPFSASFWIHVAPSTPWVGAWLLVPGVVVITAAACALVGLVRPLSGTTWLAAAGGALLAGGIATVALYDVPLAVVVGLLALAGAAAIGFGERLSGTSADLARIAGGVLVLLAGAGALPSDRLTTLALAAATAAAVLLMRRPDVTGRVASGAFAPAFAGLVWAAGNVAGVPAYDRAIPVLLVLGGLAIWRPVPVLEVASALVAAVASATAISDAADHRLALAVHLTVAGVLVTGSSLVNPQRRELAWPGGLLLAAATWVRLAQLGVHAPEAYTLPSALVLCVVGAWRLRRDDRSATLTTLAPGLALATVPSLLQTLDEPVSLRALLLGVACLALALAGVRLRLGAPLVVGAVVGTLLVLRELAPYAATVPPWLLIGLSGALLTLVGVTWESRMRDLRTASHYVGHLR; translated from the coding sequence ATGAGGACGTACGCCGACCCGACCCGCTGCCCCGACTGCGGCGGACTGCTGCCCCAGGACCCGCAGGTCTGTGAGGTGTGTGCGCTGCCGCTGACCGGCGCCACCGCCTCCGAGCTCTACTCCACGCTCCAGCAGGCCGACCGCCTGCTCGGTCAGCTCCGGCTGCACCGGGTGCGGACCCCCGTGACGGCCGGAGCGACCGCCGCTCGAGGCGAGTCCCCGCTCGCCGGCGTCGCGCCGTACCCCGCCCCGCGCGCGCCGCAGGACCTCGACGCGCCCCGTCTGCGCGCAGCCACCGTGCCGCAGATCCTGCTCGGTCTCGGCGCCCTGTGCCTGCTGGTCGCGGCCGTCACCTTCCTCGCCGTGGCCTGGAGCTGGCTCGGCGTCGGCGGACGGACGCTGGTGCTCGTCGCGCTCACCGGCACGGCGTTCGGGCTGACCATGGTGCTGCTCCGTCGCGGGCTGCGGATCGCCGCCGAGGCGCTGTCGGTGGTCGGGCTCGGGCTCCTGGCGCTCGACGTCGTCGGGGTCCGGCACGCGGGCTGGCTCGGAGCCGTCACCGACGCCCACGTGGTGCTGCTGGCCGGCTCGACCGTGGCCCTCGGGGGGCTGGCACTGGTCCTGGCGTCGGCCCCACGCCCCCTCGTCGCGCCTGCGCTGGTCGTCCCCGTGGCCGTCCTCGCCGCCGGGTTCGGTGCCCAGTGGGGCATCGACACCCCCGGTCCGTTGCTCGCGACCGTCGTCGTGCTGCTGGCAGTGGGCCGCGTCGGCGCACTGGTGCCGAGCGCCCCGCTCCGGTGGGCGTCGCTCGGGACGGCAGCCCTCGCCTGGCTGCCCTCCGTCGTGTCCGGGCTCGCCCTGGCGACCGAGCACCAGACCGTCGCCGGCCTCTGGGGTTCGGCCGAGATCTGGCCCCTGATCGTCGCCACGGCGGTCGCGGCGGCGGCCGGCCCCGTCGTGAGGCTCGGCCGGTCGGCGACCTCGATCGGCGGTGCCGTCGCCGGCCTCCTCGGCAGCTACGTCGTCGTGTTCGCCGCCCTCGACAACTCGCCGAGCGCCGCGACCCTCGCCCTCCTGACGGTCGCCGCGGCCTGGGTCGCGGTCGTGGTCGCCGCCCCCGAACGGTTCCGGGCCTGGGCCGCCCTCCCCCTCGTCGGCACCCTGGTGCTGCCGGTGGTGGCCGTCGCATCGCTGGTCGCCGACTCCGGCCGGGCCGTTCTCGAGGTCGGCGAGCCTTTCTCCGCGTCGTTCTGGATCCACGTGGCCCCGTCGACGCCGTGGGTGGGTGCCTGGCTGCTGGTGCCGGGGGTCGTCGTGATCACGGCCGCCGCTTGCGCCCTGGTCGGCCTGGTCCGCCCGCTCAGCGGTACGACGTGGCTCGCCGCGGCCGGCGGCGCCCTGCTCGCGGGCGGCATCGCCACCGTCGCGCTGTACGACGTCCCCCTGGCCGTGGTCGTCGGCCTGCTGGCTCTCGCCGGTGCGGCAGCGATCGGCTTCGGGGAGCGACTCTCCGGCACCTCCGCCGACCTCGCGCGCATCGCCGGCGGCGTGCTGGTCCTGCTGGCCGGAGCCGGAGCCCTGCCGAGCGACCGGCTCACCACGCTGGCCCTGGCCGCGGCCACCGCTGCCGCCGTGCTGCTGATGCGTCGCCCCGACGTCACCGGCCGCGTCGCCTCGGGAGCCTTCGCACCGGCGTTCGCCGGCCTGGTCTGGGCGGCGGGCAACGTGGCCGGCGTCCCGGCCTACGACCGGGCGATCCCCGTGCTGCTGGTGCTCGGAGGGCTTGCGATCTGGCGGCCCGTGCCGGTGCTCGAGGTGGCGTCCGCCCTGGTCGCGGCGGTGGCGTCCGCAACCGCGATCTCCGACGCGGCCGACCACCGGCTCGCGCTCGCGGTGCACCTCACGGTGGCCGGCGTCCTGGTCACCGGGTCGTCGCTGGTCAACCCCCAGCGGCGCGAGCTCGCCTGGCCCGGTGGCCTGCTGCTCGCGGCCGCGACCTGGGTGCGGCTGGCCCAGCTGGGAGTCCACGCCCCCGAGGCCTACACGCTGCCCTCGGCGCTGGTGCTGTGCGTGGTCGGCGCCTGGCGTCTTCGCCGCGACGACAGGTCGGCGACGCTGACCACGCTGGCCCCCGGCCTGGCGCTCGCCACGGTGCCGTCCCTGCTCCAGACCCTGGACGAGCCGGTGTCGCTCCGGGCGCTGCTGCTCGGCGTGGCATGTCTCGCACTGGCGCTGGCCGGCGTCCGGCTCCGTCTCGGTGCCCCCCTGGTCGTCGGCGCGGTGGTCGGCACCCTGCTGGTCCTGCGGGAGCTCGCCCCCTACGCAGCCACCGTCCCGCCGTGGCTGCTGATCGGGTTGTCGGGCGCCCTGCTCACGCTGGTCGGGGTCACCTGGGAGAGCCGGATGCGTGACCTGCGGACGGCCTCGCACTACGTCGGTCATCTGCGCTGA